The genomic region GTAAGCCTGACGGAACGCTGCGATATGCCGTGTCAGCATGCTGTATGCAAGTGTTTCGGAGGAGGTGATGCGCAGCCTGCCGGAGAGCCGATGATCGCGGCCCGCGAGATCGCGATCGAGCGAAAGCATCTCGTACTCCATGCGCTCGGCGGCGGCGGCCATCCGTTCGCCGGCAGGCGTCACCTGATACGATCCGCCCGGTAGGCGTTCGAACAATCGCACGCCAAGTCTCTTTTCCAGCGCGTTCAAGCGTCGAAACACGGTCGAGTGATCGATGCTGAGCGCGCCCGCCGTCGCTGTAAGACCGCCCGTCCTATGCACCGCCAAGACGAGCCGCAGCTCGTTCCAGTCATCCATTCCAGTCTCCACTCGCGGTACTCGCGGTTCCTAACATATAGCGCACTTGCAGGGATGCAAACGAGGCTGGCAAAATGCCAACGAGCTTTGCACCAATGTTGGGCGTATCTTTGTGCTTGTCGAATGACCTAGGGTCTCGTCGAACCGTGACAGCACGCGGGAAAAGACGTGACTTCAACCGAAAGGAGTAGCAGTGAAACTCTCTACTACGCCCCCGGAACCTGTGCGCTATCTCCCCACATCGTCGCCCTGGAAGCACGACGAGTTACGCTCGAACTTGGAGCGGGTGGATATCCGAAAGACGCCACACCTGAGCGAAGCGGGTGTGGATTTCGTGACAATCAATCCCAACCTCTACGCTCCGGTTTTAGAGTTCGACGACGGCTCGGTTCTTACCGAGGGTGTCGCCATCATCCAGTTTCTTGCCGACCTCAAGCCGGATGCCGGTCTGGTTCCGGTGCTAGGCTCGCCAGAGCGATATCGCTTCCAGGCCTGGCTGAATTTTATCGCGACCGAGCTTCACAGAATTTACAGCCCCTTGCTGTTTTCACCGTGAATATGGAACTCAGGCGCAGGACGTATCGCTCAGGAAGATCGCCGAGCGTCTTGATTTCGTCGAGAATCATCTTGCCAGGAGCGGACCCTTCCTGTTGGGCGACCGATTTACTGCCGCGGACGCCTACCTCTTCACCGTCGCCGGCTGGTCCGATTTCACCAAGGTCGATCTCATCGCTTTCCCGCGTCTCGGCGACTTCATGGCCCCCGCCGGTGCGCGCCCGACAGTTCGGGCAGCGATGACAGCCGAAGGAATGCAGGTGGCGGCCTGAAAAGGCGAGCATCCAATCCTCCAGTGTTAGTTGAGTTAAATCACTTAAGTGTCTCGAAATAGAAGGAGACTGTCTATGGGCGCCCCATCCCCTGAACTCTGCAACCTCTGGCTCGCCCGCGCTTTCAACGCTCATGATGTCGAAGCGGCGGCGGCGATGTATCATCCGGAAGCCTCCATCATCGAGGTCGATGAAGTCCACGGCGGGACCAAGATTGCCCGCGGGGCCGATGGCATCCGCCGTACCATGGCTGCCTATATCGGCCTCAAGCCGCACATGGATGTTGTCACCCACCACACCACGATCGCCGGAGATTTTGCCATGACCCGTTCGCAGTGGCTCATCAAGGGCATAAACGACGACGGCCAACCGACCGGAGTGCATCACCACGGCATGGAAGTTCACCGCCGGCTACCCGATGGAACCTGGGTGTTTT from Rhizobium gallicum bv. gallicum R602sp harbors:
- a CDS encoding YybH family protein, whose protein sequence is MGAPSPELCNLWLARAFNAHDVEAAAAMYHPEASIIEVDEVHGGTKIARGADGIRRTMAAYIGLKPHMDVVTHHTTIAGDFAMTRSQWLIKGINDDGQPTGVHHHGMEVHRRLPDGTWVFYIDHPFGADPGWAADAPPHTE
- a CDS encoding glutathione S-transferase family protein, encoding MKLSTTPPEPVRYLPTSSPWKHDELRSNLERVDIRKTPHLSEAGVDFVTINPNLYAPVLEFDDGSVLTEGVAIIQFLADLKPDAGLVPVLGSPERYRFQAWLNFIATELHRIYSPLLFSP
- a CDS encoding LysR family transcriptional regulator, encoding MDDWNELRLVLAVHRTGGLTATAGALSIDHSTVFRRLNALEKRLGVRLFERLPGGSYQVTPAGERMAAAAERMEYEMLSLDRDLAGRDHRLSGRLRITSSETLAYSMLTRHIAAFRQAYPGIVVELLIDNRVLSLSRREADIALRPVRPKEGDLWGRKLADVGWTLTHRQRFSTLSADR
- a CDS encoding glutathione binding-like protein produces the protein MLSRPSFTEFTAPCCFHREYGTQAQDVSLRKIAERLDFVENHLARSGPFLLGDRFTAADAYLFTVAGWSDFTKVDLIAFPRLGDFMAPAGARPTVRAAMTAEGMQVAA